In the Engystomops pustulosus chromosome 2, aEngPut4.maternal, whole genome shotgun sequence genome, one interval contains:
- the LOC140116357 gene encoding olfactory receptor 52N4-like has product MNLSLSSSFILIGVPGLEDFHGWISLPLASIYLVTLLANFCVLYIIKSEQSLHQPMYLFLSMLLFSDLVQSNAAVPKMLLIFWFNIRVISFEGCLVQMFFVHCFSIMGSSVLLAMALDRYVAVCNPLRYSTILTTRVISKIGMLVAMRGVLLIFPHPFLVKRLPFCQSHIIEHTYCEHIAVAKLSCADIRINVIYGLIVALLVVGVDSVFISVSYSLVVKAVLRLPSREARHKVGNTCVTHVSVILVAYIPALFSFVSQRFGEHTSSSTQIILSNLYLILPPLLNPIIYGIKTKEIKKQVLKLLKSQKTWK; this is encoded by the coding sequence ATGAATCTCAGCCTTTCATCTTCTTTTATCCTCATTGGGGTCCCTGGCCTAGAAGATTTCCATGGATGGATTTCTCTGCCACTGGCTTCTATATATTTAGTGACTTTGCTGGCAAATTTTTGTGTTCTATATATCATAAAATCTGAGCAGAGTCTACACCAACCCATGTACCTCTTTCTCTCGATGCTATTGTTCTCTGACCTTGTTCAGTCTAATGCCGCAGTTCCCAAAATGCTCCTCATCTTCTGGTTCAACATCCGGGTGATCAGCTTTGAGGGCTGCCTGGTCCAGATGTTTTTTGTCCATTGCTTTTCCATCATGGGTTCCTCGGTCCTCCTGGCGATGGCCTTGGATCGGTATGTTGCAGTATGTAACCCACTGAGATACTCCACAATCCTAACGACCCGTGTCATCTCAAAGATTGGCATGTTGGTGGCCATGAGAGGAGTTCTCTTGATTTTTCCACACCCGTTTCTTGTCAAGAGGCTGCCATTTTGTCAGAGTCACATAATTGAACACACTTATTGTGAACACATtgcagtagccaaactttcctgTGCTGATATCAGGATCAATGTCATCTATGGGCTGATTGTTGCGTTATTGGTGGTGGGGGTGGATTCTGTATTCATTTCGGTCTCGTATAGTTTGGTTGTGAAGGCCGTCCTGAGGCTTCCATCACGTGAGGCCCGGCACAAGGTTGGGAACACGTGTGTCACACATGTCTCTGTCATCCTTGTGGCTTACATCCCCGCACTCTTCTCATTTGTGTCTCAGAGGTTTGGGGAGCACACATCGTCTTCCACCCAAATCATCCTGTCCAATCTTTACCTGATCCTTCCTCCCTTGTTAAATCCAATAATCTACGGTATCAAAACAAAAGAGATTAAGAAGCAAGTGCTGAAATTATTAAAATCCCAAAAGACATGGAAATGA